A genomic stretch from Kogia breviceps isolate mKogBre1 chromosome 1, mKogBre1 haplotype 1, whole genome shotgun sequence includes:
- the C4BPB gene encoding C4b-binding protein beta chain isoform X2, translating to MFFWFMCCLVGMWLISASDEICPELPPVDNSIFVAREGEGQILGTFLCNNGYHLVGEKTLFCNASKGWNATAPECRLGHCPDPLLVNGEFSSLEPVNVNDTVTFKCNEHYVLKGSNWSQCLENHTWVPPFPVCKSRDCGPPENPAHGYFEGIDFNSGSTITYFCEARYCLVGTQHQKCIDGEWNSTLPVCELIREAPKPAELELERALLAFQESEEICKAIEKFTQRLKKSDLTMEKVKCSLEIRKADLKAKMLP from the exons atgtttttttggtttatgtgCTGTCTTGTGGGTATGTGGCTGATTTCTGCCTCAGATG AGATCTGTCCAGAACTCCCCCCAGTGGACAATAGCATATTTGTTgcaagggagggggaaggacaaATTCTGGGGACTTTCTTATGTAACAATGGCTACCACCTGGTAGGAGAGAAAACCCTTTTTTGTAATGCATCTAAGGGATGGAATGCCACCGCTCCTGAGTGCCGCT tgGGCCACTGTCCTGACCCTTTGCTGGTGAATGGCGAGTTTAGTTCCTTGGAGCCTGTGAATGTGAATGACACTGTCACGTTTAAGTGCAATGAGCATTATGTCCTCAAGGGCAGCAATTGGAGCCAGTGCCTAGAGAACCACACCTGGGTGCCTCCCTTTCCTGTCTGCAAAAGCA GAGACTGTGGCCCTCCTGAGAATCCAGCTCATGGCTATTTTGAAGGAATAGATTTCAACTCAGGATCTACCATTACTTACTTCTGTGAAGCCAG GTACTGCCTGGTGGGCACACAGCACCAAAAGTGCATTGATGGGGAGTGGAACAGTACCCTTCCAGTCTGTGAGTTGATCCGAGAAGCTCCCAAACCAGCTGAGTTGGAGTTGGAGAGGGCACTG CTTGCCTTTCAGGAGAGTGAGGAAATTTGCAAAGCCATAGAGAAATTTACacaaagattaaagaaaagtgACTTAACGATGGAGAAAGTAAAATGTTCTCTGGAAATAAGGAAAGCTGATTTGAAGGCAAAAATGTTGCCCTGA
- the C4BPB gene encoding C4b-binding protein beta chain isoform X1 — MFFWFMCCLVGMWLISASDAEICPELPPVDNSIFVAREGEGQILGTFLCNNGYHLVGEKTLFCNASKGWNATAPECRLGHCPDPLLVNGEFSSLEPVNVNDTVTFKCNEHYVLKGSNWSQCLENHTWVPPFPVCKSRDCGPPENPAHGYFEGIDFNSGSTITYFCEARYCLVGTQHQKCIDGEWNSTLPVCELIREAPKPAELELERALLAFQESEEICKAIEKFTQRLKKSDLTMEKVKCSLEIRKADLKAKMLP; from the exons atgtttttttggtttatgtgCTGTCTTGTGGGTATGTGGCTGATTTCTGCCTCAGATG cagAGATCTGTCCAGAACTCCCCCCAGTGGACAATAGCATATTTGTTgcaagggagggggaaggacaaATTCTGGGGACTTTCTTATGTAACAATGGCTACCACCTGGTAGGAGAGAAAACCCTTTTTTGTAATGCATCTAAGGGATGGAATGCCACCGCTCCTGAGTGCCGCT tgGGCCACTGTCCTGACCCTTTGCTGGTGAATGGCGAGTTTAGTTCCTTGGAGCCTGTGAATGTGAATGACACTGTCACGTTTAAGTGCAATGAGCATTATGTCCTCAAGGGCAGCAATTGGAGCCAGTGCCTAGAGAACCACACCTGGGTGCCTCCCTTTCCTGTCTGCAAAAGCA GAGACTGTGGCCCTCCTGAGAATCCAGCTCATGGCTATTTTGAAGGAATAGATTTCAACTCAGGATCTACCATTACTTACTTCTGTGAAGCCAG GTACTGCCTGGTGGGCACACAGCACCAAAAGTGCATTGATGGGGAGTGGAACAGTACCCTTCCAGTCTGTGAGTTGATCCGAGAAGCTCCCAAACCAGCTGAGTTGGAGTTGGAGAGGGCACTG CTTGCCTTTCAGGAGAGTGAGGAAATTTGCAAAGCCATAGAGAAATTTACacaaagattaaagaaaagtgACTTAACGATGGAGAAAGTAAAATGTTCTCTGGAAATAAGGAAAGCTGATTTGAAGGCAAAAATGTTGCCCTGA